The Oncorhynchus kisutch isolate 150728-3 linkage group LG20, Okis_V2, whole genome shotgun sequence genome has a segment encoding these proteins:
- the LOC109865459 gene encoding sodium-dependent neutral amino acid transporter B(0)AT2 gives MEKPPLPNDDYMSVTPETQLDSLAGEDSQEGIVEPPARDGWDSKLEYFLAQVGFSVGLGNVWRFPYLCHQNGGGAFLLLYVLLMILVGIPLFFLELAAGQSIRQGSIGVWKHISPKLAGIGYSSCVVCFFVALYYNVIIGWSLFYLGNSFQYPLPWKECPKHDNITVKECAASGPTTYFWFRKALNITDSIEQTGEFNPVITCCLLAAWTIVCLGMFKGIKSSAKVMYFSSVFPYVVLLCFLIRGLMLNGAAEGIKYMFYPKLEIWGEVQVWRQAATQVFFALGLGFGSVIAYSSYNPRSNNCHRDALTVSTINFLTSVLATLVVFAVLGFRAREVAMRCVTHNLEKLSEQFSVGPLDRDLLPVINISDSSSDPLEAYRGWFKVHGANVPGNLTDCSLENEMNKGVEGTGLAFIAFTEAMTLFPGSPFWSALFFLMLLNLGLSTMFGTMEGILTPLTDNFKVLKRHKTILTVCSCIIGFLIGMLFTQRCGNYFVMMFDDYSATLPLIIVVVFECFSVSWVYGADRFLDDIEKMLHWRPPVVYKYLWKYVCLLAMLGLLGASLLKMCFKRPTYTAWNREKASEETLDYPDWALGVLAVLIIFATLPVPLGYIHSTLRNRARRNSIGSGLGTDMGGVYTKCSTVECDTPVAALLDEHLERNRIPKDSPSPLAEENLQLLPQREGAEDVEDSTSV, from the exons ATGGAGAAGCCTCCCCTGCCCAATGACGATTACATGTCAGTGACACCAGAGACTCAGCTGGACAGCTTGGCTGGCGAGGATAGTCAGGAGGGCATAGTGGAGCCCCCCGCCCGGGATGGGTGGGACAGTAAACTGGAGTATTTCCTGGCTCAGGTGGGGTTCAGCGTTGGCCTGGGTAACGTGTGGAGGTTCCCCTACCTCTGCCATCAAAATGGAGGAG GGGCCTTTCTCCTCTTGTACGTGCTGCTCATGATCCTGGTGGGCATTCCCTTGTTCTTCCTGGAGCTGGCGGCTGGTCAGTCCATCCGGCAGGGCAGCATCGGCGTGTGGAAGCACATCTCTCCCAAGCTGGCGGGGATCGGCTACTCCAGCTGTGTG gtgtgtttttttgttgctctCTACTACAACGTGATCATCGGCTGGAGCCTTTTCTACTTAGGAAACTCATTTCAATATCCACTACCTTGGAAAGAGTGTCCTAAACACGATAACATAACTG TGAAGGAATGTGCGGCCAGTGGTCCTACCACCTACTTCTGGTTCCGGAAGGCTCTTAACATCACCGACTCCATCGAACAGACGGGCGAGTTTAACCCTGTCATCACCTGCTGCTTGCTGGCCGCCTGGACCATCGTCTGCTTGGGCATGTTCAAGGGCATCAAATCCTCTGCCAAG GTGATGTATTTCTCCTCGGTCTTCCCGTATGTGGTGCTGCTGTGTTTCCTCATCAGAGGGCTGATGCTGAACGGGGCTGCAGAGGGCATCAAGTACATGTTCTACCCTAAG cTGGAGATCTGGGGTGAAGTGCAGGTGTGGCGCCAGGCGGCAACGCAGGTTTTCTTTGCCCTGGGCCTGGGCTTTGGCTCGGTCATCGCCTATTCCTCCTACAACCCACGCAGCAACAACTGCCACCGCGATGCCCTCACTGTCTCCACCATCAACTTTCTCACCTCTGTCCTCGCCACGCTGGTGGTGTTCGCCGTGCTGGGCTTCCGCGCCAGGGAAGTCGCAATGCGCTGCGTGACTCA TAACTTGGAGAAGCTGTCGGAGCAGTTCTCAGTGGGCCCTCTTGACCGGGACCTGCTACCCGTGATCAACATCTCTGACTCCAGCTCAGATCCCCTGGAGGCCTACAGGGGCTGGTTCAAGGTTCACGGAGCCAATGTCCCTGGCAACCTCACCGACTGCAGCCTGGAGAATGAGATGAACAAA GGTGTGGAGGGCACAGGGCTGGCGTTCATAGCCTTCACAGAGGCCATGACTCTGTTCCCGGGCAGTCCCTTCTGGTCAGCCTTGTTCTTCCTCATGCTGCTCAACCTGGGTCTTAGCACCATGTTCGGCACCATGGAGGGCATCCTCACACCCCTCACCGACAACTTCAAAGTGCTGAAGCGCCACAAGACCATACTCACAG tGTGTAGCTGCATCATCGGCTTCCTGATTGGCATGCTGTTCACGCAGCGCTGTGGGAACTACTTTGTGATGATGTTTGACGACTACTCCGCCACCCTGCCCCTCATCATCGTGGTGGTGTTTGAGTGTTTCAGTGTGTCCTGGGTGTACGGCGCTGACCG GTTCCTTGATGACATAGAGAAGATGCTCCACTGGCGTCCTCCTGTGGTCTATAAGTACCTGTGGAAGTATGTGTGTCTGCTGGCCATGCTGGGACTGCTGGGAGCCAGCCTGCTAAAGATGTGCTTCAAACGGCCCACCTACACTGCCTGGAACAGAGAAAAG GCCTCCGAGGAGACTCTGGACTACCCTGACTGGGCCCTGGGTGTCTTGGCTGTTTTGATCATATTCGCCACGTTGCCTGTTCCCCTGGGCTACATCCACTCCACCCTGCGGAACAGAGCTAGACGCAACTCCATAGGAAGTGGCCTGGGAACCGACATGGGGGGCGTATACACTAAGTGCAGCACTGTGGAGTGTGACACCCCCGTAGCCGCCCTATTGGACGAACACCTGGAAAGGAATAGAATACCTAAGGATTCTCCCTCGCCATTGGCTGAAGAGAACCTCCAGCTCCTCCCACAGAGGGAAGGGGCAGAAGATGTAGAGGATTCAACTAGCGTGTGA